Proteins found in one Physeter macrocephalus isolate SW-GA chromosome 17, ASM283717v5, whole genome shotgun sequence genomic segment:
- the CTRL gene encoding chymotrypsin-like protease CTRL-1 isoform X2 — MVRLQRSCHQTGAELQPEDCQWGERSAGLVALAGVLAITHPFWNPTTMNNDLMLLKLASPAQYTTRISPVCLASSNEVLPEGLTCHHWLRPPQRCGQCDSRTPAAGGSAPGRRESVPAILGLTHHQLYDLCRGVGASSCQVSTGTLSCPLHCPVALPPPTLTSPLSFHQGDSGGPPVCQKGDTRVLTGIVSWGTHDCNVHAPATYTWVSKFGTWMNHSLQPSPPQALSLSQSDKDPRLCPLVYACLSSWFREKERRLLGPPLPKRTLSSGMARVESGSS; from the exons ATGGTCAGGTTGCAGCGTTCCTGCCATCAGACCGGTGCTGAGCTTCAGCCAGAGGATTGTCAATGGGGAGAACGCAGTGCTGGGCTCGTGGCCCTGGCAGGTGTCCTT GCCATCACGCACCCTTTCTGGAACCCCACCACCATGAACAACGATCTGATGCTACTAAAGCTCGCCTCCCCAGCCCAGTACACAACACGCATCTCACCAGTTTGCCTGGCTTCCTCAAATGAGGTGCTGCCTGAAGGCCTCACGTGTCACCACTGGCTGCGGCCGCCTCAGCGGTGTGG GCAGTGTGACTCCCGCACGCCTGCAGCAGGTGGTTCTGCCCCTGGTCGCCGTGAGTCGGTGCCAGCAATACTGGGGCTCACGCATCACCAACTCTATGATCTGTGCAGGGGCGTCGGGGCCTCCTCGTGCCAGGTGAGCACTGGCACCCTGTCCTGTCCTCTGCACTGTCCTGTGGCACTCCCACCCCCGACACTgacttctcccctctccttccatcAGGGTGACTCTGGAGGCCCACCTGTCTGCCAGAAGGGGGACACGAGGGTGCTCACTGGTATTGTCTCCTGGGGCACCCATGACTGCAACGTGCACGCGCCTGCCACGTACACTTGGGTTAGCAAGTTCGGTACCTGGATGAATCATAGCCTACAACCAAGCCCACCACAGGCCCTCTCCCTATCTCAGTCCGATAAAGACCCCAGGCTCTGTCCTCTTGTGTATGCCTGtctgtcttcctggttcagggaaaaggagaggaggcTCTTGGGGCCCCCACTCCCCAAGCGGACTTTGTCTTCTGGCATGGCACGTGTTGAGTCAGGATCCTCCTAG
- the CTRL gene encoding chymotrypsin-like protease CTRL-1 isoform X1, with the protein MVRLQRSCHQTGAELQPEDCQWGERSAGLVALAGVLVGQQQLPLLRWFPHQPVLGGHCCPLQCCAITHPFWNPTTMNNDLMLLKLASPAQYTTRISPVCLASSNEVLPEGLTCHHWLRPPQRCGQCDSRTPAAGGSAPGRRESVPAILGLTHHQLYDLCRGVGASSCQVSTGTLSCPLHCPVALPPPTLTSPLSFHQGDSGGPPVCQKGDTRVLTGIVSWGTHDCNVHAPATYTWVSKFGTWMNHSLQPSPPQALSLSQSDKDPRLCPLVYACLSSWFREKERRLLGPPLPKRTLSSGMARVESGSS; encoded by the exons ATGGTCAGGTTGCAGCGTTCCTGCCATCAGACCGGTGCTGAGCTTCAGCCAGAGGATTGTCAATGGGGAGAACGCAGTGCTGGGCTCGTGGCCCTGGCAGGTGTCCTTGTAG GACAGCAACAGCTTCCACTTCTGCGGTGGTTCCCTCATCAGCCAGTCCTGGGTGGTCACTGCTGCCCACTGCAATGTTGT GCCATCACGCACCCTTTCTGGAACCCCACCACCATGAACAACGATCTGATGCTACTAAAGCTCGCCTCCCCAGCCCAGTACACAACACGCATCTCACCAGTTTGCCTGGCTTCCTCAAATGAGGTGCTGCCTGAAGGCCTCACGTGTCACCACTGGCTGCGGCCGCCTCAGCGGTGTGG GCAGTGTGACTCCCGCACGCCTGCAGCAGGTGGTTCTGCCCCTGGTCGCCGTGAGTCGGTGCCAGCAATACTGGGGCTCACGCATCACCAACTCTATGATCTGTGCAGGGGCGTCGGGGCCTCCTCGTGCCAGGTGAGCACTGGCACCCTGTCCTGTCCTCTGCACTGTCCTGTGGCACTCCCACCCCCGACACTgacttctcccctctccttccatcAGGGTGACTCTGGAGGCCCACCTGTCTGCCAGAAGGGGGACACGAGGGTGCTCACTGGTATTGTCTCCTGGGGCACCCATGACTGCAACGTGCACGCGCCTGCCACGTACACTTGGGTTAGCAAGTTCGGTACCTGGATGAATCATAGCCTACAACCAAGCCCACCACAGGCCCTCTCCCTATCTCAGTCCGATAAAGACCCCAGGCTCTGTCCTCTTGTGTATGCCTGtctgtcttcctggttcagggaaaaggagaggaggcTCTTGGGGCCCCCACTCCCCAAGCGGACTTTGTCTTCTGGCATGGCACGTGTTGAGTCAGGATCCTCCTAG
- the PSMB10 gene encoding proteasome subunit beta type-10 yields the protein MQKTALEPQKGFSFENCERNAALERSLPGLRVPHARKTGTTIAGLVFRDGVILGADTRATNDSIVAYQSCEKIHFIAPKIYCCGAGVAADAEMTTRMVASNMELHALSTGRETRVATVTRALRQTLFRYRGYVGASLIVGGVDFTGPQLYCVHPHGSYSRLPFTALGSGQDAALAVLEDRFQPNMTLEAAQELLVEAISAGILGDLGSGGSVDACVITGTSAKLLRTLSSPTEPIERSSQYPFAPGTTAVLSETVMPLTLELLEETVQAMDVE from the exons ATGCAGAAGACAGCGCTAGAACCCCAAAAGGGCTTCTCCTTCGAAAACTGCGAGAG AAACGCAGCCTTGGAACGCTCCCTCCCGGGGCTCCGTGTCCCTCATGCACGCAAGACCGGAACCACCATCGCAGGCCTCGTGTTCCGA GACGGGGTCATCCTGGGCGCGGATACGCGGGCCACTAACGATTCGATCGTGGCGTACCAGAGCTGCGAAAAGATCCACTTCATCGCCCCTAAAATCTA CTGCTGTGGGGCCGGAGTAGCCGCGGACGCAGAGATGACCACGCGGATGGTGGCGTCCAACATGGAGCTACACGCGCTGTCCACAGGCCGCGAGACCCGCGTGGCCACCGTCACCCGCGCGTTGCGCCAGACGCTCTTCCG GTACCGGGGCTACGTGGGCGCCTCGCTGATTGTGGGCGGCGTAGACTTCACCGGACCGCAGCTCTACTGCGTGCACCCCCACGGCTCCTACAGCCGTCTGCCCTTCACGGCCCTGG GCTCCGGCCAGGATGCGGCCCTGGCAGTGCTGGAGGACCGGTTCCAGCCGAACATGACG CTGGAGGCAGCGCAGGAGCTGCTGGTGGAAGCCATCTCTGCAGGGATCCTGGGCGACTTGGGCTCTGGGGGCAGTGTGGATGCATGTGTGATCACTGGGACCAGCGCCAAGCTGCTGCGAACACTGAGCTCTCCCACAGAGCCTATAGAGAG gTCCAGCCAGTACCCCTTTGCCCCTGGGACCACAGCTGTCCTGTCGGAGACAGTGATGCCGCTGACCCTGGAGCTGCTGGAAGAAACTGTGCAGGCCATGGATGTGGAGTGA